The following coding sequences lie in one Verrucomicrobiota bacterium genomic window:
- a CDS encoding Gfo/Idh/MocA family oxidoreductase, translating into MGTTLRVGMIGYRFMGKAHSNAWRQASHFFPLKAGIEMSTICGRDPQGVETAAAQLGWKSASTDWRKVVEDPNIDIVDINTPNDSHAEIAIAAARNGKHILCEKPLALTVAQCEQMLAAAKKAKVVHMVCHNYRRIPAIAHAKRMIEEGALGAIYHYYARYAQDWIVDPNFPLVWRLQKGVSGSGTHGDINAHIIDLGRYLVGEFSEVCGLMHTFIKERPIEDGGGKGDGLGGKGGRKMGKVTVDDAAMFIGRFKNGALANLEATRFALGRKNHITIEINGSKGSLSFDFEDMNRLKFFNNEDPGDRQGFRDILVTQPGGAHPYVGAWWPPGHILGYEHTFVHTVADFVNAVVDGKPVQPTFEDGLRNERVLEAVEASAKSRQWVKV; encoded by the coding sequence ATGGGCACCACGCTGAGAGTCGGTATGATCGGTTATCGTTTCATGGGCAAGGCGCATTCCAACGCCTGGCGCCAAGCCTCCCATTTTTTCCCACTCAAAGCCGGAATCGAAATGAGCACGATCTGCGGACGCGATCCCCAAGGGGTCGAAACTGCCGCGGCCCAGTTGGGATGGAAATCCGCGTCCACCGACTGGAGGAAGGTTGTCGAGGACCCGAACATCGACATCGTGGATATCAATACTCCCAATGATTCCCATGCCGAGATTGCGATCGCCGCGGCTCGGAACGGCAAGCACATCCTTTGCGAGAAGCCCCTGGCCCTGACGGTCGCTCAGTGTGAGCAGATGCTGGCCGCTGCGAAAAAGGCCAAAGTGGTCCACATGGTGTGCCACAATTACCGCCGCATTCCGGCCATCGCCCACGCCAAGCGCATGATCGAGGAAGGCGCGCTGGGCGCGATTTACCATTACTACGCCCGCTACGCGCAGGACTGGATCGTGGATCCGAATTTTCCCCTGGTCTGGCGGTTGCAGAAAGGCGTCAGCGGCAGTGGCACGCATGGCGACATCAACGCGCACATCATCGATCTCGGGCGCTATCTGGTAGGTGAATTCAGCGAGGTTTGCGGGTTGATGCACACCTTCATCAAGGAAAGACCCATCGAAGACGGCGGCGGTAAAGGCGACGGTTTGGGCGGGAAAGGGGGGAGGAAGATGGGCAAGGTTACCGTGGATGACGCGGCGATGTTCATCGGACGCTTTAAGAATGGCGCCCTGGCAAATCTCGAGGCCACGCGTTTCGCCCTGGGAAGAAAGAACCACATTACGATCGAGATCAATGGGAGCAAAGGTTCTCTCAGCTTTGACTTCGAGGACATGAACCGGCTCAAGTTTTTCAACAACGAAGATCCAGGCGATCGCCAGGGATTTCGCGACATCCTCGTGACTCAGCCCGGCGGGGCGCATCCGTATGTGGGTGCCTGGTGGCCTCCCGGCCATATCCTCGGCTACGAGCACACGTTCGTTCACACGGTCGCAGACTTCGTGAACGCAGTCGTGGATGGCAAGCCGGTCCAACCCACCTTCGAAGACGGTCTTCGCAATGAACGCGTGCTCGAAGCGGTCGAGGCATCCGCCAAGTCCCGTCAGTGGGTTAAGGTGTAG